A DNA window from Litorivicinus lipolyticus contains the following coding sequences:
- the mce gene encoding methylmalonyl-CoA epimerase: protein MISKIDHVGIAVLDLDAAIDTYTRLGLPFLGREVVAEQGVEVAFFQIGESKFELLCPLGADTPIGKFIAKNGGKGGVQQVAMTVDNIEAEMQRLTAEGFTLLQQTPVDGAHNTRVAFLHPKSTEGVLLELCEHR from the coding sequence ATGATTAGCAAAATCGACCATGTTGGTATCGCAGTATTGGACTTAGATGCCGCGATCGACACCTACACCCGTCTGGGACTGCCATTTCTGGGCCGCGAGGTGGTCGCCGAACAAGGCGTCGAGGTGGCGTTCTTTCAAATTGGCGAGAGCAAGTTCGAATTGCTGTGCCCGCTCGGGGCCGACACTCCGATCGGCAAGTTCATTGCCAAGAACGGCGGCAAAGGCGGCGTCCAGCAGGTCGCCATGACGGTCGATAACATCGAGGCGGAAATGCAGCGCTTAACCGCCGAGGGGTTTACGCTATTGCAGCAAACGCCGGTCGACGGCGCGCACAACACCCGGGTCGCGTTTTTACACCCCAAAAGCACCGAAGGGGTGCTGTTGGAATTATGCGAGCACCGCTAA
- a CDS encoding CBS domain-containing protein, translated as MFRSIRISDYMTTNLITVTPDTDLLAAVDMLIKHGISGMPVVDNGALVGMVSEHDCLSGILKGTYQGEVGGRVSEVMSSGVDTVRQDTDVVSVAELFMQQGRRRLPVVDSAGKLVGQISRCDILRAVRAYEIPTSA; from the coding sequence ATGTTTCGTTCAATTCGCATTTCGGATTACATGACCACGAACTTGATCACGGTAACACCCGATACGGATTTGTTGGCGGCGGTGGATATGTTGATTAAACACGGGATTTCGGGAATGCCCGTGGTCGACAACGGCGCGCTGGTCGGCATGGTATCGGAACACGATTGCTTATCCGGCATTTTGAAAGGCACCTATCAAGGTGAAGTCGGTGGCCGCGTGTCCGAGGTTATGAGCAGCGGCGTTGACACCGTGCGCCAGGATACCGATGTGGTGTCGGTGGCGGAATTATTCATGCAGCAAGGCCGTCGTCGACTGCCGGTGGTGGATAGCGCCGGCAAGTTGGTTGGCCAGATCAGCCGATGCGACATTTTGCGCGCGGTCCGGGCCTACGAGATTCCCACCTCGGCTTAG